TGGGAGCAACCTTCTTTGGGCTTTCAACCTATTTCTATATCATCATTGCAGCAGGGCACAATGGTAAAGTAAATACTATTGAATATTTCGCACCGCTTTTAGCCGGAATTTTACTGGTTTATATCCGAAAACAATATATCTGGGGATTTATTGTCACCACCCTTTTTATGGGGCTCCAGATTGCGGCAAACCATCCGCAGATGACCTATTACCTGTTTTTAGCTTTAGGATTTCTGTTTCTGTCTGAGCTTATCAGAGCAATTCAGAAAAAAATACCAATGAAACATTTCCTGATCTCTTCAGGAATCATTGCTGTAGCATGTATCATTGGGGTGGGAATGAACTCACAGAGAATCATGGCCAATTCTGAATATGTAAAAGAAACAGTTCGTGGAAAACAGATCTTAACAAACGACAGCCATACTTCAGGAAAATCCGGAATGGATAAAGAAAGTATGCTGATGTGGAGCTATGGACAGCTTGAAACGCTGAACCTTTTTATCCCAAGACTAATGGGAGGAGGAAGCCAGGAACCGGAAGGAAAAGCAATGATGAACAGAGTTCAGGAACTTGTTCAGGAAAATGTAGGTTCGCAGGCTGAAATGGACAGAATTTCAAAAGGCTTCAGTGGAATGACCTATTGGGGTGATCAACCGGGGACTTCAGGACCTGCTTATCAGGGAGCTATCGTATGTTTCCTTACGGTATTAGGATTTTTCTTCGCATGGAAAAAATACCGTTACTGGATTTTAGGAGCTTCTATCCTGACTATTTTATTAGCCTGGGGAAGCAACTTTATGCCATTATCTGATTTCTTTATTGATTATGTTCCGTTTTATAACAAATTCAGAGCACCTTCGTCCATATTAGTGGTAGTGGAATTATTATTTCCTCTTATTGCTATTTTAGGGCTGTACAGATTCTTCACAGATGAAAAGCTTACCGGGGAACACAAACAAAAAATTCTTATGTATGTAGGCGGTGGAACATTAGGATTATTATTAATTCTTTTAGTCTTCGGAAAATCATTATTAGGATTTTCTACAGAAGGTGAAAAGACTTATTTCCCCCCTTTCCTTTTGGACTATCTGGTAGATGAAAGATATAAACTATTCAGAATAGATGCTATAAAAGCATTTATTTACGTGGCTATTGCCGGTGCCGCATTATTCTTAAGCTTGAAAAAGAAACTAAGTCAGAATATGGCTTTGGTTATCATTGGAGTAGTAAGTTTATTTGATCTTTGGACGGTTAATAAACGTTATTTAAATGACGAGAATTATGTAGACAAAATCTTTGCAGAAAACCCTTTCCAGACAGAAAGTTCAGAACTGCTTGCAGAAAAAGTTCAGGGAAACCCGAATTTAGAATCTATTTTAGCGAATGTAAATATCAACAAGACATTAGAAACTATTGCTGAAAAAGATAAGAACCACTATAGAATTTATAACCAGACTTTAGGAGTAAC
This genomic window from Chryseobacterium sp. MEBOG06 contains:
- a CDS encoding YfhO family protein, translated to MAKNKNLIYIASSIVVFIVLAFLYSTPVFTGKQLFQHDIVQYRGGAKELLDYRANTGSETYWSDSMFGGMPTYQMGSQFKGDIIKKIDSNLNFLPRPVNYLFLLFAGFFLLGMVVVRNWKYALLGATFFGLSTYFYIIIAAGHNGKVNTIEYFAPLLAGILLVYIRKQYIWGFIVTTLFMGLQIAANHPQMTYYLFLALGFLFLSELIRAIQKKIPMKHFLISSGIIAVACIIGVGMNSQRIMANSEYVKETVRGKQILTNDSHTSGKSGMDKESMLMWSYGQLETLNLFIPRLMGGGSQEPEGKAMMNRVQELVQENVGSQAEMDRISKGFSGMTYWGDQPGTSGPAYQGAIVCFLTVLGFFFAWKKYRYWILGASILTILLAWGSNFMPLSDFFIDYVPFYNKFRAPSSILVVVELLFPLIAILGLYRFFTDEKLTGEHKQKILMYVGGGTLGLLLILLVFGKSLLGFSTEGEKTYFPPFLLDYLVDERYKLFRIDAIKAFIYVAIAGAALFLSLKKKLSQNMALVIIGVVSLFDLWTVNKRYLNDENYVDKIFAENPFQTESSELLAEKVQGNPNLESILANVNINKTLETIAEKDKNHYRIYNQTLGVTSETNTSYFKASIGGYHAVKLRRYDDVLNEYISNIDSVKTPKILNLLNAKYMVFGGPDQPQVVPNPKANGNAWFVSDLKFVDTPNEEIKSIGVIDNKKTAVIASSDKSYFSNKPVQADSTAYINLTKYQPNELEFKSQSKTPQLAVFSEVYYPHGWKVMIDEKEVPYIKADYLLRAVHVPAGSHHIRMVFEPEVIEKGKWISLLSFGLFIALAAFGIFWMNKNKKKVTLTEPKA